Proteins from one Triticum aestivum cultivar Chinese Spring chromosome 7A, IWGSC CS RefSeq v2.1, whole genome shotgun sequence genomic window:
- the LOC123154362 gene encoding zinc finger MYM-type protein 1-like, producing MEKYLIKKSANANTTTQPQGAITSNNSSGSSNASRPAAKHNSAVPELVDLNKLPRDPAKRKRMADYHPNQCDEIRRKYLIWGPNQPRKLEFPYREIGKKKKKRRFNPDWYDDYTYWLEYSEKEHKAYCLRCYLFRDNIKDSHHGHDAFIVEGFNCWNKTERFVTHVGDRNSFHNRALKDCEDLLKQGQPFRGHDESKDSENKGNYLELMDYTIKQNDVVAKSFKNASNNNQMLSPKIQRDITECFAKEVLGHVMKEIGNGVFSLLVDECRDVSDKEQMAVVLRYLDKCGVVQEKFVGVVHVEETTASYLKSCIDLLFSQLGLNLEQVRGQDYDGASNMSGEFNGLQAKIMNENKSAYYVHCFAHKLNLVVVAIAKKIFEVGYFFDMVSVLLNVVGASCKRKDQLREHHQEEVRKAIGCGEIATGTGLNQELSLQRPGDTRWNSQYKTLLGLSKMFSSVVKVLEYVEKDGTDTGKRRQARGLLKYFQTFDSAFFLHMMMMILALTNGLSKTLQRKNKDIVNAISDVESTKRELEKLRTNEGWDSLMKKVCCFCEKHDIPVLDMEDAYVNPKKPRQKTGISNEHYYRVDSFFAVLDLLGEEFNDRFNEVNSELLLCMSALSPSDLFCHFDKEKLLKLAKFYPDDFNHKDMVTLEHELGLYIDNILHDTRFSSLDRISDLAKLMVDSRKNLSYPLVYRLLKLALTLPVATATVERCFSAMKIVKNALRNKIGDDYLSHSLICFVEKELLDTITNEVIVDCFHKMKDCRGRNET from the exons ATGGAGAAGTATTTGATAAAGAAATCAGCAAATGCCAACACCACCACCCAGCCCCAGGGGGCTATCACCAGCAACAATTCAAGTGGCAGTAGTAATGCATCAAGACCTGCAGCAAAACATAATTCTGCTGTGCCTGAACTAGTTGATTTGAATAAGCTCCCTCGCGATCCAGCTAAAAGGAAGCGAATGGCAGATTATCACCCCAACCAATGTGATGAGATAAGAAGGAAGTATTTGATTTGGGGACCTAATCAGCCCCGCAAGTTGGAATTTCCATACAGGGAGAttgggaagaagaaaaagaagaggagattcAATCCGGATTGGTATGATGATTATACTTATTGGCTAGAGTACAGTGAGAAGGAGCACAAAGCCTATTGCTTACGCTGCTATTTGTTTAGGGACAACATTAAAGACAGCCACCATGGGCATGATGCATTTATAGTAGAAGGTTTCAACTGTTGGAACAAGACAGAGAGATTTGTAACTCACGTCGGTGATCGTAACAGCTTTCACAACAGAGCACTCAAGGATTGTGAGGATCTATTAAAG CAGGGACAACCTTTCCGTGGCCATGATGAATCTAAAGATTCTGAAAATAAAGGAAATTACCTTGAGTTGATGGACTACACTATTAAGCAAAATGATGTTGTTGCTAAGTCATTCAAGAATGCTTCAAATAATAATCAAATGTTGTCTCCCAAAATTCAGAGAGATATTACCGAGTGCTTTGCAAAAGAAGTACTAGGGCATGTGATGAAAGAAATTGGTAATGGTGTGTTCAGCTTATTAGTTGATGAGTGTAGGGATGTTTCCGACAAAGAACAAATGGCGGTTGTTCTCCGATATCTTGATAAGTGTGGAGTGGTCCAAGAGAAGTTTGTTGGTGTTGTTCATGTGGAGGAGACAACAGCTTCTTATCTCAAGTCTTGCATAGATTTATTATtttcacaacttgggctgaatctTGAACAAGTTAGAGGCCAAGATTACGATGGAGCAAGTAATATGTCTGGTGAGTTTAATGGTTTGCAAGCTAAAATTATGAATGAGAACAAATCAGCATATTATGTACATTGTTTTGCTCATAAACTCAACTTGGTTGTTGTGGCTATTGCAAAGAAGATATTCGAGGTCGGATATTTCTTTGATATGGTTTCAGTTTTGCTGAATGTCGTGGGCGCGTCTTGCAAGAGAAAAGACCAACTTCGTGAGCATCACCAAGAAGAAGTGAGAAAAGCAATAGGATGTGGAGAGATTGCTACGGGGACTGGACTGAATCAAGAATTATCTCTTCAAAGACCAGGTGACACTCGATGGAACTCCCAATATAAAACACTGTTGGGTTTGTCCAAGATGTTCTCATCTGTGGTCAAAGTACTAGAATATGTCGAGAAAGATGGCACAGATACCGGAAAGAGGCGGCAAGCTAGAGGTCTTCTAAAATATTTCCAGACCTTTGATTCTGCATTTTTCTTacacatgatgatgatgatattagcTTTAACAAATGGGCTGTCAAAAACCTTACAGAGAAAGAATAAAGACATTGTAAATGCTATTTCAGATGTGGAATCAACAAAACGAGAGTTAGAAAAACTCAGAACCAATGAGGGGTGGGATTCCCTTATGAAGAAGGTATGTTGTTTTTGTGAGAAGCATGACATTCCAGTGCTTGACATGGAAGATGCCTATGTTAACCCAAAGAAGCCACGACAAAAGACTGGCATTAGCAATGAACATTATTATCGTGTTGACTCTTTCTTTGCTGTGCTCGATCTGTTAGGAGAAGAGTTTAATGACAGATTTAATGAGGTAAATTCTGAGTTGCTTCTATGCATGTCTGCTTTGAGCCCAAGTGATTTATTTTGTCATTTTGACAAGGAGAAGTTACTGAAATTAGCAAAGTTTTATCCTGATGACTTCAATCACAAAGATATGGTGACTCTTGAGCATGAACTTGGACTCTATATAGATAATATACTCCATGATACAAGGTTTTCTAGCTTGGACAGAATAAGTGACTTGGCTAAACTGATGGTGGATAGTAGGAAGAATCTCTCATATCCTTTGGTATATCGGCTTTTGAAGCTAGCTCTAACTCTGCCTGTTGCCACTGCCACTGTCGAGAGATGTTTTTCAGCGATGAAGATTGTGAAGAATGCTTTgcgtaacaaaattggtgatgattATTTGAGCCATAGCCTAATTTGCTTCGTGGAGAAGGAGCTGCTGGACACAATTACCAATGAAGTGATTGTTGATTGTTTCCATAAGATGAAAGATTGTCGTGGGAGAAATGAAACGTAA